A window from Anomalospiza imberbis isolate Cuckoo-Finch-1a 21T00152 chromosome 8, ASM3175350v1, whole genome shotgun sequence encodes these proteins:
- the LOC137477867 gene encoding protein NDNF-like, which yields MSWFWLYLPLHLLLATCLCHSIKAPTSSSQESFKSNLFNFYHSLILADGKETTIHLLKDIPKRYYFVLEEGRALAPFSVTVTPCDVPIEWSILVYKSPPGKATPGDHDTQEVSKSHKTSGMVTTIFNYKGNSVETYMGMSSHSALYLLEFLSTERDTHITVYLTTDTTSGYLYPELPVDPRIDVIGIGHTTVTLAWKHSPSVLQHRESIQYCLLVNEKHNYKSLCAAETAIRSSGMKLPPTLALSLSPYLLEPQQVMILSNSELSIINKVSSGEVRQVCMGTKNTYTVPNLSPNTQYYFDVFIVNLLTNASAAYTGTFAKTLEEPEPKVTELKDGKVIHVVLDGIKQKFYSLQYQAKHKKIHFTFQLCRGQIRVHITRNGKTVASENLSGLRYFSLKGKLLDTYLVQLRSTEESNSSVKVQASPHFHKPLFPLLPESLKIKSFSKLRTCRSVTIAWLGTQEESKYCVYRKRIEEDQIWRELQSADRCSGPESRHKSEKVLCKYFYDLNLQRAVTTETIKGLEAGTLYLFDVYLFGPSGIPVRYHSKVVKTRKKC from the exons ATGTCCTGGTTCTGGCTTTATCTTCCTCTCCATCTTCTCTTGGCAACTTGTTTGTGCCACTCTATAAAGGcacccaccagcagctcccaagagaGCTTCAAGAGCAATCTCTTCAATTTCTACCACTCCCTGATACTTGCAGATGGTAAGGAAACTACAATTCACCTGCTGAAGGATATACCCAAAAG GTACTACTTTGTTTTGGAAGAGGGCAGGGCCCTTGCCCCTTTCTCGGTAACAGTGACACCCTGTGATGTTCCCATTGAATGGAGCATACTTGTGTACAAGTCTCCGCCAGGAAAAGCAACACCAG GTGACCATGATACACAAGAGGTGTCCAAATCTCATAAGACTTCAGGCATGGTGACCACTATCTTCAACTACAAAGGAAATTCTGTAGAGACTTACATGGGAATGTCTTCCCATTCTGCCCTTTACCTGCTCGAGTTCTTATCCACCGAGAGGGACACCCACATCACCGTGTACTTAACAACTGACACCACATCTGGGTACCTCTACCCAGAGCTTCCAGTGGATCCACGCATAGATGTGATTGGCATCGGGCACACAACGGTGACTCTGGCCTGGAAACACAGCCCTtctgtcctgcagcacagggaaagcATCCAGTACTGCCTCCTAGTTAATGAAAAGCACAACTACAAGAGCTTGTGTGCTGCTGAGACAGCCATCAGATCCTCTGGAATGAAGCTGCCACCCACCTTAGCTCTGTCCCTCTCTCCATACCTTCTGGAGCCACAGCAGGTGATGATATTGTCCAACAGCGAACTGAGCATCATCAACAAAGTGAGCAGTGGGGAAGTCAGGCAGGTGTGCATGGGCACCAAGAACACCTACACAGTGCCCAATCTCAGCCCCAACACTCAGTATTACTTTGATGTTTTTATTGTCAATCTCCTCACAAACGCCAGCGCTGCGTACACCGGGACATTCGCCAAGACCCTGGAAGAACCTGAGCCCAAGGTGACAGAGCTGAAAGATGGCAAAGTGATTCATGTGGTCCTGGATGGGATAAAGCAGAAATTCTACAGTCTGCAGTACCAGGCGAAGCACAAGAAAATCCACTTCACCTTTCAGTTGTGTCGGGGCCAAATACGGGTTCACATAACAAGAAATGGCAAAACAGTGGCATCAGAAAATCTCTCTGGGCTGAGGTATTTCTCCCTGAAGGGAAAGCTGCTGGACACCTATTTGGTGCAGCTGAGGTCCACAGAGGAATCTAACTCTTCTGTGAAGGTACAGGCATCCCCCCATTTCCACAAGCCCTTATTCCCACTTCTTCCAGAGAGTTTAAAAATCAAATCCTTCAGTAAACTGAGAACGTGCAGGTCTGTGACCATTGCCTGGCTGGGAACACAAGAGGAGAGCAAGTACTGTGTGTACAGAAAAAGGATTGAGGAGGATCAGATctggagggagctgcagagtgCAGACAGGTGCTCTGGGCCTGAATCTCGGCACAAATCAGAGAAAGTGCTGTGCAAGTACTTCTATGATCTAAACCTCCAGCGAGCCGTCACCACAGAGACCATCAaagggctggaggcagggaCACTCTACTTGTTTGATGTTTATCTCTTTGGGCCGTCTGGCATCCCTGTCAGATATCACAGCAAAGTTGTGAagaccaggaaaaaatgttga